A genome region from Vicinamibacterales bacterium includes the following:
- the deoC gene encoding deoxyribose-phosphate aldolase, translated as MKYSKQGVTVRRCDCHDVPLECCPERLRGVIEAGASRVGLHATGGVPMEVASLIDHTLLKPDATDHDIDALCDEAAQYGFAAVCLNPTWVVRAHRRLGDTPINVCSVVGFPFGATPPEVKGYEAQRALGDGASEIDMVINVGALKSGDRILVQRDIEAVVELCRHSDAQSKVIIETALLTDNEKRLACELAKAAKADFVKTSTGFGPGGATIADVSLMRAIVGDALGVKAAGGVRDFETFKALTRAGATRIGASAGVKIVMEALGG; from the coding sequence ATGAAATACTCCAAGCAAGGGGTTACCGTAAGGCGCTGCGACTGTCACGATGTGCCACTAGAGTGTTGTCCGGAACGGCTACGTGGCGTGATCGAGGCTGGAGCATCACGAGTTGGGTTACATGCGACTGGGGGAGTGCCAATGGAAGTTGCGAGCCTAATCGATCATACCCTGCTGAAGCCAGACGCCACGGACCACGACATCGACGCCTTGTGCGACGAAGCCGCGCAATATGGCTTTGCTGCTGTATGTCTGAACCCAACATGGGTGGTCCGCGCTCACCGGCGCTTAGGTGATACACCGATCAACGTGTGTTCCGTCGTGGGATTTCCTTTTGGCGCCACCCCGCCTGAGGTTAAGGGTTATGAGGCTCAGCGCGCGTTGGGCGACGGAGCTTCAGAAATCGACATGGTGATCAATGTGGGTGCTCTGAAGAGTGGAGATCGTATATTAGTCCAGCGCGACATCGAGGCTGTCGTTGAGCTTTGTCGCCATAGTGATGCGCAAAGTAAGGTGATTATTGAAACAGCGTTGTTGACAGATAATGAGAAGCGTCTTGCATGTGAGTTGGCCAAAGCGGCCAAAGCCGATTTTGTGAAGACCTCGACTGGGTTTGGGCCTGGCGGAGCAACGATCGCCGACGTGTCGCTCATGCGAGCTATCGTTGGTGATGCACTTGGGGTCAAGGCTGCAGGCGGGGTAAGAGACTTCGAGACGTTTAAAGCGCTGACTCGTGCGGGTGCTACTCGAATCGGTGCGAGTGCTGGCGTAAAAATCGTGATGGAAGCGCTCGGTGGGTAA
- the hpt gene encoding hypoxanthine phosphoribosyltransferase, translated as MSSPLSNKPLFTADQIHKRVCELARDIDADHRYDEPLHVVVTMKGSFIFAADLIRAMRTPVTLDFITVRSYAGGVTSGEIQLLKDLDSSIEGRHVLIVEDIVDTGRTLDYLQHLLRARAPKSLRTVCLTRKPSRRAVNLAVEYVGFEIGNHFVVGYGLDHSEQHRHLDHITTLEEPSAPRR; from the coding sequence ATGAGTTCGCCACTCTCCAACAAACCCCTGTTTACCGCAGACCAGATCCATAAACGCGTTTGCGAACTCGCGCGCGATATTGACGCGGATCACAGGTATGACGAACCCTTGCACGTCGTCGTTACAATGAAAGGCAGCTTTATCTTCGCCGCCGACCTTATCAGAGCGATGCGTACACCAGTAACACTCGACTTCATTACTGTCCGGTCATACGCTGGTGGCGTAACTTCTGGCGAAATACAACTATTAAAAGACCTCGACTCTTCCATCGAGGGACGGCACGTTTTGATCGTCGAGGACATCGTTGACACGGGACGTACGCTGGACTATCTACAACACTTACTCCGAGCGAGAGCACCGAAAAGCCTCCGCACGGTATGCTTAACAAGGAAGCCGTCAAGGCGAGCGGTCAACTTGGCCGTCGAGTACGTCGGGTTCGAAATTGGCAATCACTTCGTCGTCGGCTACGGACTTGATCACAGCGAACAGCATAGACACTTAGACCACATCACCACCCTTGAAGAACCTAGTGCACCGCGTCGCTGA
- a CDS encoding amidohydrolase yields MMVKRSWICCVTTWWLLFSTTVLVQSSGLPREVDLLLTGGTVVTVDSLGRVISDGAVAIDGSVIVSVGSSAEVASAVNAIEIVDTSGQIVMPGLVNTHTHAPMVMFRGLADDLALMEWLEQYIFPAEAKTVTPEFVRVGTALAALEMIRSGTTTFVDSYYFEEVIAEVVAESGLRAVLGQAVIGFPSPDAAAPDEALTRAEAFIQAWRGHELINPAVAPHAMYTLDESALMAARNLALRYEVPILIHLAETENELNIAREQYGQTPTGYLESIGFLGPTVVAAHGVWVSEADIEILKRHGVGVSHNPESNMKLASGVAPVSRYLAAGVDLGLGTDGAASNNDLDMFESMRFASLLHKLHERDSRAVSAKASLAMATIGGARGIGLGDEVGSLEPGKRADLVVVSMAAPRQTPLYDPVSHLVYTTRGDDVRMTIVHGRILMRDGHVYSLDETMILEEARQLAMKVSDAVH; encoded by the coding sequence ATGATGGTAAAACGAAGTTGGATTTGCTGTGTCACAACCTGGTGGCTTCTGTTTAGTACGACGGTGTTAGTTCAATCGAGCGGCCTCCCACGCGAGGTCGACTTGCTTCTCACTGGTGGCACGGTTGTTACTGTGGATTCCCTAGGCCGTGTAATTTCCGATGGCGCTGTGGCCATTGACGGTTCTGTCATAGTGTCAGTGGGTTCTTCGGCGGAGGTGGCATCAGCAGTTAACGCCATCGAGATTGTAGATACGTCTGGTCAAATCGTCATGCCAGGCCTAGTTAACACGCATACTCACGCACCGATGGTGATGTTCAGGGGGCTTGCTGATGACTTAGCCCTGATGGAGTGGCTCGAGCAGTATATCTTTCCGGCTGAGGCGAAAACCGTAACACCAGAGTTTGTACGGGTGGGAACGGCACTGGCTGCCCTCGAGATGATTCGGTCGGGTACGACAACCTTCGTCGATAGTTACTACTTTGAGGAGGTGATTGCCGAAGTAGTGGCGGAGTCTGGCCTACGAGCGGTCTTGGGACAGGCGGTCATAGGGTTTCCTTCTCCAGATGCGGCTGCTCCGGATGAGGCGCTGACCCGAGCCGAGGCATTCATCCAGGCGTGGAGAGGGCATGAGCTTATCAATCCAGCTGTTGCCCCACACGCCATGTACACCCTTGATGAGAGTGCCTTAATGGCTGCGCGGAATCTGGCGCTACGCTACGAAGTGCCGATCCTAATTCATCTTGCCGAGACTGAGAATGAGCTCAATATTGCCCGGGAGCAGTATGGCCAAACACCAACTGGGTATCTGGAATCCATTGGCTTCTTGGGCCCAACAGTGGTCGCTGCCCACGGTGTGTGGGTGTCGGAAGCAGACATCGAGATCTTAAAGCGTCATGGGGTAGGGGTCTCTCACAATCCGGAAAGTAACATGAAGCTCGCCAGTGGAGTCGCACCGGTCAGCAGGTATCTCGCGGCTGGTGTTGATCTTGGATTAGGTACGGACGGTGCAGCTAGTAATAACGATCTCGATATGTTCGAATCGATGCGGTTTGCGTCCCTCCTGCATAAGCTGCACGAGCGCGATTCCCGGGCGGTTAGCGCTAAGGCCTCCCTGGCGATGGCGACAATTGGCGGTGCTCGCGGGATTGGTCTGGGTGATGAGGTAGGCTCTCTTGAACCAGGTAAGCGCGCCGATCTTGTGGTTGTCTCAATGGCAGCCCCCCGCCAAACGCCACTCTACGACCCAGTGTCACATCTGGTCTACACAACTCGGGGCGACGATGTGAGGATGACAATCGTCCATGGTCGTATCCTGATGCGCGACGGCCATGTATATTCGTTGGACGAAACAATGATTCTGGAAGAGGCTCGGCAGCTAGCGATGAAGGTCAGCGACGCGGTGCACTAG
- the upp gene encoding uracil phosphoribosyltransferase, translated as MPAHIVVHPVVQDALTVLRLNTTNAAEFRRNAARLTMALAVEATKALPLQNTTVETGLGKASAQRIDDEIVVVPVLRAGLSMLEPILTLLPTARVGYIGLERDEQTAIASSYYSKLPDQIASAHILLVDPMLATGGSAVAALDLLSDLGGSHAVLLSIVATDQGIRAVENHHSQTTIYTAAVDPTLNEQKFIVPGLGDFGDRLYGTD; from the coding sequence ATGCCAGCACACATCGTGGTTCACCCCGTCGTACAGGACGCCCTAACCGTGCTTCGCCTTAACACAACCAACGCCGCTGAATTTAGAAGAAACGCAGCCCGCCTCACCATGGCGTTAGCTGTCGAAGCAACGAAGGCACTGCCACTGCAGAACACCACGGTCGAGACAGGGCTCGGAAAAGCATCGGCACAGCGGATCGACGACGAGATCGTGGTCGTGCCAGTCTTACGGGCAGGACTCAGCATGCTAGAACCCATCCTCACGCTACTTCCGACTGCCCGCGTTGGTTACATCGGACTGGAGCGAGATGAACAAACAGCGATTGCTTCAAGCTACTATTCCAAATTACCCGATCAAATTGCCTCCGCCCACATTCTACTCGTCGATCCAATGTTGGCCACTGGAGGTAGTGCAGTTGCAGCGCTCGATCTTCTTAGCGACTTGGGCGGGTCACATGCAGTTTTGCTCTCCATTGTGGCAACTGATCAGGGTATCCGTGCTGTTGAAAACCACCATTCCCAAACCACTATTTACACGGCAGCTGTTGACCCAACACTAAACGAACAGAAGTTTATTGTGCCAGGACTCGGCGATTTCGGTGATCGACTATACGGAACAGACTGA